In the genome of Cryptomeria japonica chromosome 8, Sugi_1.0, whole genome shotgun sequence, one region contains:
- the LOC131045361 gene encoding uncharacterized protein LOC131045361: protein MTTCFTPFEMVYGKLAMMSVKFEHKTLRIAIDLDINIFAAQQDRILQLNALDEIRKSALQHAETIQNQHMKWHNKYIKDKAFKLGNWALLYGSRYMDNLGKLQTHWLRPYEVIETFPNDAVQLANIDPIKFKLLVNGHCLCLYHKPLSKEEFLQQFTILEGFGIPATKEGGLVIPPSS, encoded by the coding sequence ATGACAACATGTTTTACAccctttgagatggtgtatgggaaATTAGCTATGATGTCTGTGAAATTTGAGCATAAAACACTTAGAATAGCCATAGACTTGGATATAAATATTTTTGCAGCTCAACAGGATAGGATCCTGCagcttaatgccttagatgaaATCAGGAAGTCTGCCCTGCAGCACGCAGAAACAATTCAGAATCAACACATGAAATGGcataataaatatatcaaagaTAAAGCATTCAAACTAGGCAATTGGGCCCTTCTGTATGGCTCCAGGTATATGGATAATTTGGGAAAACTACAAACGCATTGGTTAAGGCCTTATGAAGTGATTGAAACATTTCCAAACGATGCAGTACAACTGGCCAATATTGATCCTATAAAATTCAAAttgttggtaaatggtcattgctTATGCCTCTATCATAAGCCTCTTTCCAAAGAGGAATTTCTGCAGCAATTCACTATTTTGGAAGGTTTTGGGATTCCTGCAACAAAAGAAGGTGGCCTTgtcatcccaccttcttcctaa